The Paenibacillus sp. YPG26 genome includes a window with the following:
- a CDS encoding SDR family NAD(P)-dependent oxidoreductase has product MPEQRLKDKVAVVTGGGSGIGKATAIRFAEHGAKVYLFDRTHDTAEKTKRIIEQAGGRAEVIECDISQPEMIERGFKQVADESGGKLDIVFANAGINGAMAPIETMSMEDWDQTMDINLRGTFATVKYAVPYLKEHGGSVIITSSINGNRVFSGVGFSAYASTKAAQVAFMKMAALELAQFKIRVNAICPGAIETNIDENTYPSDDLKEVQIPVEFPEGDHPLADKPGSPEQVSNLVLFLASSESSHVTGTEIYVDGAESLLRG; this is encoded by the coding sequence ATGCCAGAACAAAGGTTGAAAGATAAAGTTGCGGTTGTCACCGGAGGCGGCTCCGGTATCGGGAAAGCCACAGCTATCCGCTTCGCGGAGCACGGGGCCAAGGTGTATTTATTCGACCGGACCCATGACACCGCGGAGAAGACCAAGCGGATCATCGAGCAAGCAGGCGGAAGAGCCGAGGTTATTGAATGCGATATTTCGCAACCGGAGATGATTGAGCGGGGCTTCAAGCAGGTTGCTGACGAGTCCGGCGGCAAGCTGGATATTGTGTTCGCCAACGCGGGGATCAATGGCGCCATGGCTCCGATCGAGACGATGAGTATGGAAGATTGGGATCAGACGATGGATATTAACCTGCGGGGTACATTTGCCACTGTCAAATATGCCGTTCCTTACTTGAAAGAACACGGCGGGAGCGTGATTATCACGAGCTCCATTAACGGCAACCGCGTCTTCTCCGGTGTGGGCTTCTCGGCTTACGCCTCAACGAAGGCGGCTCAGGTTGCCTTCATGAAGATGGCCGCGCTGGAGCTTGCCCAGTTCAAAATCCGGGTTAATGCTATCTGTCCCGGCGCGATAGAGACCAATATTGATGAGAATACGTATCCTTCCGATGATCTTAAGGAAGTACAGATTCCAGTGGAATTCCCGGAAGGCGATCATCCACTTGCGGATAAGCCCGGTTCTCCTGAACAGGTATCCAATCTTGTGCTCTTCCTGGCAAGCAGCGAGTCCTCCCATGTCACGGGAACCGAGATCTATGTGGATGGAGCCGAATCCTTGCTGCGTGGGTAA
- a CDS encoding alpha/beta hydrolase, with product MIHLYKKGTNPAAPTLLLLHGTGGTEQDLVPLAGLIDPTSSYLSVRGNVLENGMPRFFRRLAEGVFDEEDLIFRTEELNSFLNTASAQYGFDRSNVVAVGYSNGANIAGSLLFHHPNALRGAVLHHPMVPRRGIPLPDLTGLPVFIGAGSNDMMCPPEETEELASLLTGAQASVEVHWEQRGHQLTQTEVNAAAAWYQRNFKS from the coding sequence ATGATTCATTTATATAAAAAGGGTACAAATCCAGCTGCTCCAACCCTGCTGCTGCTTCATGGAACGGGGGGGACCGAGCAGGATCTGGTCCCTCTCGCAGGGCTGATAGATCCTACTTCCTCTTACTTAAGCGTTCGGGGGAATGTACTGGAGAATGGCATGCCGAGATTCTTCCGCAGATTGGCGGAAGGCGTATTCGATGAGGAAGATTTGATCTTCCGGACTGAGGAGCTTAACAGCTTCCTGAATACAGCCTCGGCACAGTATGGATTCGACCGGAGTAATGTCGTAGCCGTTGGTTATTCTAACGGAGCGAACATTGCGGGCAGTCTGTTATTCCACCATCCGAACGCACTAAGGGGAGCGGTGCTCCATCATCCCATGGTACCCCGCCGGGGAATTCCGCTGCCCGACTTAACAGGGCTCCCCGTCTTCATTGGCGCAGGCTCCAATGATATGATGTGTCCGCCAGAAGAGACCGAAGAGCTGGCTTCCCTGCTGACAGGGGCCCAGGCATCTGTGGAGGTCCATTGGGAGCAGCGGGGACATCAGCTTACCCAGACAGAAGTGAACGCCGCGGCGGCTTGGTACCAGAGGAACTTCAAGTCTTAA